The following proteins come from a genomic window of Spongiibacter tropicus DSM 19543:
- a CDS encoding group III truncated hemoglobin — protein sequence MMDSPAKPDMDSPEQIRLFVEHFYEQLLADKQLAPLFIDVAAIDIREHFPRIQAYWEKLLLGRDDYHRHTMNIHRVLNDKQQLTHEDFTRWLQYFHDTADRYFQGPKTERAKLIASRIAANMEKSLNS from the coding sequence ATGATGGATTCACCTGCCAAGCCCGATATGGACAGTCCGGAGCAGATCCGGCTGTTCGTTGAACACTTCTATGAGCAGTTGCTGGCCGATAAGCAGCTGGCCCCGCTTTTTATCGATGTGGCCGCCATCGATATCCGTGAGCACTTCCCCCGTATACAGGCGTACTGGGAGAAACTGCTGTTGGGCAGGGATGACTATCATCGGCATACGATGAATATCCACCGCGTACTGAACGACAAACAGCAACTGACGCATGAGGATTTCACGCGCTGGCTGCAGTATTTCCACGACACGGCAGATCGCTACTTTCAGGGCCCGAAAACAGAGCGCGCTAAATTGATTGCCAGTCGCATTGCCGCAAACATGGAAAAGTCGCTGAACTCCTGA
- a CDS encoding YbaN family protein — protein sequence MKPPFEHRNPVIRYSLIFIGWLSFVLGMIGLLLPVVPTSPFLILSAACFLRSSPRFYYWLTEHRWFGRYIRYYIEGEGIPRRIKWIILLVLWTTILTSALLIVRIQWVSIAMIGIAVGVSIYIIRHPEPRETPPEEPPADPTD from the coding sequence ATGAAACCGCCTTTTGAACACCGCAACCCGGTCATTCGCTACAGCCTGATTTTTATCGGTTGGCTGTCTTTTGTACTGGGCATGATCGGCTTGCTGCTGCCGGTGGTGCCCACTTCGCCCTTCCTGATACTCAGCGCGGCCTGCTTTTTGCGCAGCTCACCACGGTTTTACTATTGGCTGACAGAGCACCGCTGGTTCGGTCGATACATCCGCTACTACATTGAGGGCGAGGGAATTCCCCGGCGCATTAAATGGATCATTCTGCTGGTGCTTTGGACCACAATATTGACCAGCGCCCTCCTGATCGTGCGAATACAGTGGGTATCGATAGCCATGATCGGCATTGCAGTGGGCGTCTCCATCTACATCATTCGCCACCCCGAACCCCGGGAAACGCCGCCGGAAGAGCCACCGGCCGACCCAACGGACTGA
- a CDS encoding ZIP family metal transporter, producing the protein MDEIYQIILLAGLSGAAIPLGGLLAQISRLRPQWLEKEFRHFVIAFGGGILLGAVALVLVPEGVDASPHPALSILLIVAGGVCFFFLERALGLRRHESPQLMGMLLDYVPEAIALGGLIASGSSTAGLMALLIGLQNLPEGFNAYRELIRVQRSYGRTMILMLALVPIGPIAGLLGYSLLGDYPAALAAIMLFASGGILYLIFQDIAPQSRLERHWAPPLGAVMGFCLALAGTLAHQG; encoded by the coding sequence ATGGATGAGATTTACCAGATTATTCTTCTTGCCGGGCTCTCTGGCGCGGCCATTCCGCTGGGCGGCCTGCTGGCCCAGATCAGCCGCCTGCGGCCGCAGTGGCTGGAAAAGGAGTTTCGCCATTTCGTCATCGCGTTTGGCGGAGGCATTCTGCTGGGCGCGGTTGCGCTGGTACTGGTGCCGGAAGGGGTCGACGCCAGCCCCCACCCGGCCCTGTCCATTCTGCTGATCGTCGCGGGGGGTGTCTGTTTCTTTTTCCTTGAACGGGCGCTGGGACTGCGCCGTCATGAGTCACCACAGTTAATGGGCATGTTGTTGGACTATGTTCCCGAAGCGATTGCCCTGGGCGGCCTCATCGCCAGCGGCTCGAGTACCGCCGGACTGATGGCGCTGCTGATTGGCCTTCAGAATCTACCGGAGGGATTCAACGCCTACCGTGAATTGATCCGCGTACAGCGAAGTTACGGACGTACCATGATACTCATGTTGGCGCTGGTGCCTATCGGCCCCATCGCAGGCCTGCTGGGCTACAGTTTATTAGGCGATTATCCCGCCGCACTCGCCGCAATTATGCTGTTTGCCTCCGGGGGCATCCTGTATCTGATCTTTCAGGATATCGCGCCGCAATCGCGACTGGAGCGCCACTGGGCACCGCCATTGGGCGCGGTAATGGGGTTCTGCCTGGCCTTGGCAGGCACCCTCGCTCATCAGGGCTGA